One Bacteroidia bacterium DNA window includes the following coding sequences:
- a CDS encoding type B 50S ribosomal protein L31: protein MKKDIHPTAYRLVAFKDMSNEHTFITKSCTQTKETIEIEGVTYPLIKVEISNTSHPFYTGKMKLVDTAGRIDKFRNRYTKKEEKKAE from the coding sequence ATGAAAAAAGATATCCATCCAACAGCTTACAGACTCGTAGCATTCAAAGATATGTCAAACGAGCACACTTTTATTACAAAATCTTGCACTCAAACTAAAGAAACTATTGAAATTGAAGGCGTTACTTACCCTTTAATTAAAGTTGAAATTTCAAATACTTCTCACCCTTTTTATACCGGTAAAATGAAATTAGTTGATACAGCAGGTCGTATTGATAAATTCCGTAACCGTTATACTAAAAAAGAAGAGAAAAAAGCTGAATAA